The following coding sequences are from one Eucalyptus grandis isolate ANBG69807.140 chromosome 11, ASM1654582v1, whole genome shotgun sequence window:
- the LOC104424532 gene encoding pentatricopeptide repeat-containing protein At2g13600-like — MAARMLAPLPATVSPPSPPPLGRVSDDAGPRKRAAIPFPKARRAHGPAQAAQLSRGTSLTLLDGPVDSYAYASVLEPCECPNLGRQVHGHALKCGFRGHEFVETKLLQMYGKCRRLGDAFRVFDEMPQRNLYSWAGIIGACLDHGFFEEGLLLFRELQLGDVELEFFLFPIAMKMCSGLDAVELGRQMHGMVIKYQHLSNIYVCNALIDMYGKCGSLEDAKRVLESMPQRDHVSWNSVITACIANGMVYEALEYLENMLCSDGLVPNLVSWSAIIGGFSQNGYDEEAIDLLARMIIEGFEPNARTLASVLPSCARLQELKLGKEIHGYITRHKFMSNSYVVNGLVDVYRRCRDMTSAENMFENFSVQNEVAYNTMMVGYLENGEISKARALFNRMEQRGVKKSTISWNSLISGYVDNSLFHAALELYVCMLFEEGFQPDSFTLGSVVTACANMASLRQGKEIHSHAIVLGLHSSPFVGGALVEMYSKCRDMVAAQLAFDQVAERDTTTWNALISGYSRCNEIENIERLLKRMKQDDFEPNIYTWNSIIAGYVENGHHDSAMILFSDMQSSSLRPDAYTIGMILTASSRLGTMDRGKQCHAYSIRFEYESDVYIGAALVDMYAKSGSIVHAVRAYDKIANPNLVAHNAMLTAYAMHGLGEEGISLFHRLLVEGCKPDHVTFLSVLSCCVHAGTVETGCHFFDLMARYNVKPTLKHYTCMVDLLSRAGQLAEAYEVIVKMPVEPDAVVWNALLGGCVICCNVGVGEIAAQKLLELEPDNAGNYTQLANLYAHAGRWSDLARMRRMMKDRGMQKRPGCSWIEDKDQVHVFLACDMSHDRTYEIYDALDTLSIHMKKDFGICL, encoded by the coding sequence ATGGCTGCACGTATGCTGGCGCCGCTCCCGGCCACCgtctccccgccgtcgccgccgccgctcggcCGCGTCTCCGACGACGCCGGCCCTCGCAAGAGAGCCGCCATTCCCTTCCCGAAGGCTCGACGAGCGCACGGACCTGCGCAAGCTGCTCAGCTTTCGCGCGGGACTAGCTTGACCCTCCTTGACGGGCCCGTCGATTCCTACGCCTACGCCTCGGTTCTTGAACCTTGCGAGTGCCCGAATCTTGGGAGGCAAGTGCACGGGCACGCCCTCAAATGTGGGTTTCGCGGGCATGAGTTCGTGGAGACCAAGTTGCTCCAGATGTACGGCAAGTGCCGTCGTTTGGGCGACGCGTTTAgggtgttcgatgaaatgcctcaGAGGAACTTGTACTCCTGGGCGGGCATTATAGGTGCTTGTTTGGATCATGGGTTTTTCGAGGAGGGTCTCTTGTTATTTCGGGAACTACAGCTCGGGGACGTTGAGCTGGAGTTTTTCTTGTTCCCGATCGCGATGAAGATGTGTAGCGGTCTTGATGCGGTAGAATTGGGTAGACAAATGCACGGGATGGTGATCAAGTACCAACATCTGTCCAATATTTACGTGTGCAATGCTCTTATTGATATGTACGGCAAGTGCGGAAGCTTAGAAGACGCGAAGAGAGTTTTGGAGAGTATGCCTCAGAGGGATCACGTCTCGTGGAATTCTGTCATTACAGCTTGTATTGCCAATGGCATGGTCTATGAGGCGTTGGAGTATTTGGAGAATATGCTTTGTTCAGATGGTTTGGTGCCAAATCTTGTTTCGTGGAGTGCTATCATCGGAGGATTCTCGCAGAATGGTTATGATGAGGAAGCCATTGACCTGCTAGCAAGAATGATTATAGAAGGGTTTGAACCGAATGCACGGACTCTGGCCAGTGTTCTTCCATCTTGCGCCAGACTACAAGAGCTAAAGCTTGGGAAAGAAATTCACGGCTACATAACAAGACATAAGTTCATGTCTAACTCTTATGTCGTGAATGGTTTAGTAGATGTGTACAGAAGATGCAGGGACATGACAAGTGCTGAAAAcatgtttgaaaatttttctgtcCAAAATGAAGTAGCTTACAACACCATGATGGTTGGTTATTTGGAGAATGGTGAAATATCGAAAGCCAGGGCACTGTTTAACAGAATGGAACAGCGAGGTGTCAAGAAGAGTACTATCTCATGGAATTCACTCATTTCGGGATATGTAGACAATTCCCTGTTTCATGCAGCTCTGGAACTGTACGTTTGTATGCTATTCGAAGAAGGGTTCCAACCTGATTCTTTTACTTTGGGAAGTGTTGTAACTGCTTGTGCTAATATGGCTTCTTTGAGACAAGGAAAGGAGATACATTCCCATGCGATTGTTCTAGGCTTGCATTCCAGTCCCTTTGTAGGTGGGGCCTTGGTGGAGATGTACAGCAAGTGTCGTGACATGGTAGCGGCGCAGTTGGCATTCGATCAAGTGGCTGAACGGGACACAACAACATGGAATGCTCTAATATCAGGCTATTCCCGCTGCAATGagattgaaaatattgaaagacTTCTCAAAAGGATGAAGCAGGATGATTTCGAGCCAAACATCTATACCTGGAACAGTATTATTGCTGGTTATGTGGAGAACGGCCATCATGATTCGGCTATGATCTTGTTCTCTGATATGCAGAGTTCAAGTTTGAGGCCTGATGCCTACACAATTGGGATGATCCTAACAGCATCGTCTAGATTGGGAACGATGGACCGAGGCAAGCAGTGCCATGCCTACTCAATCAGGTTTGAGTATGAATCTGATGTCTACATTGGAGCTGCCCTAGTTGACATGTACGCTAAATCTGGCAGCATCGTGCATGCGGTGCGGGCTTATGACAAAATTGCAAATCCTAACCTGGTGGCCCACAACGCCATGCTGACTGCATATGCAATGCATGGTCTTGGAGAAGAGGGAATTTCTCTGTTCCATCGACTACTAGTGGAGGGATGCAAACCGGATCATGTAACTTTCTTATCGGTTCTGTCATGTTGTGTCCATGCTGGAACGGTTGAAACTGGTTGTCATTTCTTTGACTTAATGGCGCGTTACAATGTGAAGCCCACGCTGAAGCATTACACTTGTATGGTTGACCTACTAAGCCGTGCTGGGCAGCTGGCTGAAGCTTATGAAGTTATAGTGAAGATGCCGGTGGAACCGGATGCAGTGGTGTGGAATGCATTGCTTGGTGGCTGTGTTATCTGCTGTAATGTGGGTGTAGGAGAGATTGCAGCCCAGAAGCTTTTAGAGTTGGAACCAGACAATGCTGGTAACTACACCCAGTTAGCGAATTTATATGCCCATGCCGGCAGATGGTCCGATCTGGCAAGAATGAGAAGGATGATGAAAGATCGGGGAATGCAGAAGAGACCAGGCTGTAGTTGGATAGAGGACAAAGACcaagttcatgtttttcttgcCTGTGACATGTCTCATGATAGAACATATGAGATATATGATGCTCTTGATACTTTATCAATACACATGAAAAAGGATTTTGGAATTTGTCTATAA
- the LOC104424531 gene encoding uncharacterized protein LOC104424531 produces MYLKKPLWSDALKKADSDAGAGGASPEAERDSPLAVVEELVGLLTKQRVYREVTLALRTGLRDARAEFSFLRVRGLRSLLKFLRSVSESDTTIELFALSQSVRELQVVPVLFQHSLKDAEEGNVASLDHIFAVEPLKITSPSTDAEAALALRVLEGCCLLHTESTILAHQHKAIPVLMNILSTRGVLEQGACLDALISIMLDSSANQLDFESCRGIEEVAELIRDKQIDENLRLKCGEFLLLLIGHVNGRDKSPMATVHEDIRQLLGEKSASLIWAASQFGSTLDPDQRLTALHIQARRVLESIGMY; encoded by the exons ATGTACCTGAAGAAACCTCTGTGGAGCGACGCCTTAAAGAAGGCCGACTCCGacgccggcgccggcggcgcCTCCCCTGAGGCCGAGCGGGACTCGCCGCTCGCGGTGGTGGAGGAGCTCGTCGGCTTGCTCACGAAGCAGCGGGTGTACCGGGAGGTGACCCTGGCCCTCCGGACCGGCCTCAGGGACGCCCGCGCCGAGTTCTCCTTCCTCCGCGTGCGCGGCCTCCGGAGCCTCCTCAAGTTCCTCCGATCCGTCTCCGAGTCCGACACCACCATCGAGCTGTTCGCTCTCAGCCAGTCCGTCCGCGAGCTCCAAG TGGTTCCAGTTTTGTTTCAACATTCATTAAAAGATGCAGAGGAAGGCAATGTGGCGAGTTTGGATCATATTTTTGCCGTTGAGCCTCTGAAGATAACTAGTCCGTCGACAGATGCTGAAGCTGCATTGGCACTTCGAGTTTTAGAAGGTTGCTGTCTTCTTCACACAGAGAGCACCATCTTGGCGCATCAGCACAAGGCTATTCCT GTTTTGATGAACATACTTTCCACTCGGGGAGTGCTGGAGCAAGGTGCTTGCTTGGATGCTCTGATTTCTATCATGTTGGATTCGTCAGCCAATCAGCTG GACTTTGAATCGTGCCGTGGAATCGAGGAAGTTGCAGAGCTCATAAGGGACAAACAAATCGACGAGAACCTCAG GTTGAAGTGCGGGGAATTCTTGCTGCTGCTCATTGGGCATGTAAACGGGAGGGACAAGTCTCCCATGGCAACCGTTCACGAAGATATAAGGCAGCTTCTGGGGgagaaatctgcatccttgataTGGGCAGCTAGTCAATTTGGCTCAACTCTTGATCCGGACCAGAGATTGACAGCTCTGCACATTCAAGCTCGTCGGGTTCTTGAATCAATCGGCATGTACTGA
- the LOC104424533 gene encoding protein yippee-like At4g27745, translating into MAEIVGPGIYSCYKCRNHVAMHNDIISKTFQGRNGRAFLFSHAMNIVVGRKEDRHLLTGLHTVADISCADCHELLGWKYERAYEVSQKYKEGKFILEKAKIAKENW; encoded by the exons ATGGCGGAAATCGTGGGGCCTGGGATATATAGCTGCTACAAGTGCCGTAATCATGTTGCGATGCACAACGATATCATATCTAAGACTTTCCAG GGAAGAAATGGCCGAGCTTTTCTGTTTTCTCATGCCATGAATATTGTTGTTGGGCGCAAAGAGGATAGGCATCTCTTAACCGGTCTTCACACCGTTGCCGATATCTCTTGCGCCGACTGCCATGAGTTGTTGGGATGGAAATATGAGCGAGCTTACGAAGTTTCGCAAAAGTACAAGGAAGGGAAATTCATTCTCGAGAAAGCAAAGATTGCCAAGGAAAACTGGTAG